In Microbulbifer celer, a single window of DNA contains:
- a CDS encoding CTP synthase yields MTRYIFVTGGVVSSLGKGIASASLAAILEARGLKVTILKLDPYINVDPGTMSPFQHGEVYVTEDGAETDLDLGHYERFIRTRMSKRNNFTTGRVYETVLRKERRGDYLGGTVQVIPHITDEIKRRVIEGGRDVDVAIVEIGGTVGDIESQPFLESVRQLRVEMGTNRALLMHLSYVPYIATAGETKTKPTQHSVKELRSIGLQPDILLCRSERAIDDDSRRKIALFTNVEERAVVPLPDAKTIYGVPRMLHEYGLDEIVVEKLQLECEAPDLSEWDEVVDGKLNPQQEIKIAMVGKYMELLDAYKSLIESLVHAGIKNRTKITIDYINAEDVEAENGLDLIKDADAILVPGGFGERGLEGKLESVRYARENNIPFLGICLGLQSVVIEYARNVLGLEKANSTEFDTKTPHPVIGLITEWIDAEGKVEKRDEKSDLGGTMRLGGQECRLAKDSKAREIYGRDVIVERHRHRYEVNNNYVDRLQQAGLKIGGWSADDTLVEMVELPEHNWFVACQFHPEFTSTPRDGHPLFESFVAAAVKHKQA; encoded by the coding sequence ATGACGCGCTATATTTTTGTCACTGGCGGCGTGGTTTCCTCATTGGGGAAAGGTATCGCTTCCGCTTCTCTGGCTGCAATTCTTGAAGCCCGTGGCCTCAAGGTCACCATCCTGAAGCTTGACCCTTATATTAACGTTGACCCGGGCACCATGAGCCCTTTCCAGCACGGCGAGGTCTATGTGACCGAAGATGGCGCCGAGACCGATCTGGATTTGGGCCATTACGAGCGCTTCATTCGCACGCGCATGTCCAAGCGCAACAATTTCACCACCGGCCGCGTGTACGAGACCGTGCTGCGCAAAGAGCGCCGCGGTGACTACCTGGGCGGCACCGTGCAGGTGATCCCCCACATTACCGATGAAATCAAGCGCCGTGTGATCGAAGGCGGTCGCGACGTGGATGTGGCCATTGTGGAGATCGGCGGTACCGTGGGCGACATCGAATCCCAGCCGTTCCTGGAGTCCGTGCGTCAGCTGCGCGTGGAGATGGGCACCAACCGCGCTTTGCTGATGCACCTGAGCTATGTGCCGTACATTGCCACCGCGGGTGAGACCAAAACCAAGCCCACCCAGCACTCGGTGAAAGAGCTGCGCTCCATCGGTCTGCAGCCGGACATTCTGCTGTGTCGCTCCGAACGTGCCATCGACGACGATTCCCGTCGCAAGATCGCCCTGTTCACCAACGTGGAAGAGCGCGCGGTGGTACCGCTGCCGGATGCCAAGACCATTTATGGTGTGCCGCGCATGCTGCACGAGTACGGTCTGGATGAGATCGTGGTTGAGAAGCTGCAGCTGGAATGCGAGGCGCCGGACCTGTCCGAGTGGGACGAAGTGGTCGACGGTAAACTGAACCCGCAGCAGGAAATCAAGATTGCCATGGTCGGCAAGTACATGGAACTGCTGGATGCTTACAAATCCCTGATTGAATCCCTGGTGCACGCGGGGATCAAAAACCGCACCAAGATCACCATCGACTACATCAACGCCGAAGATGTGGAAGCCGAAAATGGCCTCGATCTGATCAAGGACGCCGACGCGATCCTGGTGCCCGGTGGCTTCGGTGAGCGCGGTCTGGAAGGTAAACTGGAATCCGTGCGTTACGCGCGCGAGAACAATATCCCGTTCCTCGGTATCTGTCTCGGTCTGCAGTCTGTGGTGATCGAATACGCGCGCAACGTGCTGGGCCTGGAAAAAGCCAACAGCACCGAGTTCGACACCAAAACCCCGCACCCGGTGATTGGCCTGATTACCGAATGGATCGACGCCGAAGGCAAGGTCGAGAAACGCGATGAGAAATCCGATCTCGGCGGTACCATGCGTCTCGGAGGCCAGGAATGTCGTCTGGCCAAAGACTCCAAGGCGCGGGAAATCTACGGTCGCGACGTAATCGTCGAGCGTCACCGTCATCGTTATGAAGTCAACAACAACTATGTTGATCGCCTGCAGCAGGCCGGCCTCAAAATTGGTGGCTGGTCCGCGGACGACACCCTGGTGGAAATGGTAGAGCTGCCGGAGCACAACTGGTTTGTGGCCTGTCAGTTCCACCCGGAGTTTACCTCCACGCCTCGCGACGGCCATCCGCTGTTTGAGAGCTTTGTGGCTGCTGCGGTGAAGCACAAACAGGCGTAA
- the tilS gene encoding tRNA lysidine(34) synthetase TilS: MPGKCKLTALVRSSLARFPARGHLWLGYSGGLDSTVLLHLLATLGVPFTAVHIHHGLSPRADGWRRHCQDCAAGLSVPFITRSVSVQPADGGLEQGARNARYRAFAECMAAGDQILLAHHGNDQVETFFLRLLRGAGVLGLAAMAEQRTMGDGKSVLRPLLGATRWELEQYAHRHGLCWIEDDSNQDQSIERNYLRRQVTPRLAERWPVVSQVARASEHLREAAELMAEVAAEDLGRCEYRRERFGESVQLPAFRLLSASRQRNLLRYWVQQEGGRIPESAQVAEVLAQLDAVADATPAVALGGLVVRRFRNRLYLTPQLETAESTEDGEVTPWQWDGVRNLVLPGGWELAPGPCWPAGDYSVRFRRGGERAQPAQRRHSQTLKKLLQEFALEPWLRGSVPLIYQGEVLLGVGDLFVTAEGPPKPPIWRFSD; the protein is encoded by the coding sequence TTGCCCGGGAAGTGCAAACTGACAGCCCTGGTGCGATCTTCGCTGGCGCGGTTTCCCGCGCGCGGACATTTGTGGCTGGGTTATTCCGGTGGGCTGGATTCCACGGTGCTGCTGCACTTGCTCGCCACGCTGGGGGTGCCCTTCACAGCGGTGCATATCCATCACGGCCTGAGCCCGCGTGCAGATGGTTGGCGCCGACATTGCCAGGATTGTGCGGCCGGGTTGTCTGTTCCTTTTATTACCCGATCTGTTTCCGTGCAGCCGGCGGACGGTGGCCTGGAGCAGGGGGCGCGCAACGCGCGCTACCGGGCGTTTGCCGAATGTATGGCGGCGGGGGATCAGATCCTGCTGGCCCACCACGGCAACGATCAGGTGGAGACCTTCTTTTTAAGGTTGTTGCGAGGTGCCGGTGTACTCGGCTTGGCCGCAATGGCCGAACAGCGAACGATGGGCGACGGTAAGTCGGTATTGCGCCCTTTGCTGGGCGCAACGCGTTGGGAGCTGGAACAGTACGCCCATCGCCACGGCCTGTGCTGGATTGAAGACGACAGTAATCAGGATCAGTCCATTGAGCGCAATTACTTGCGCCGTCAGGTTACACCACGGCTCGCCGAGCGCTGGCCGGTCGTATCCCAGGTGGCGCGTGCGAGCGAACATCTGCGCGAGGCCGCTGAGCTGATGGCGGAAGTGGCCGCAGAGGATCTCGGCCGCTGCGAGTATCGGCGGGAGCGCTTTGGGGAAAGTGTTCAGTTGCCTGCGTTCCGGTTGCTTTCGGCGAGCCGTCAACGGAACTTGCTGCGGTACTGGGTGCAGCAGGAAGGCGGGCGGATACCGGAATCTGCGCAGGTTGCTGAAGTGCTGGCACAGTTGGATGCGGTAGCAGATGCCACTCCTGCCGTGGCCCTCGGTGGCCTGGTGGTGCGACGTTTTCGCAATCGGCTGTACCTCACACCACAATTGGAGACCGCTGAAAGTACCGAAGACGGTGAGGTAACCCCGTGGCAGTGGGATGGTGTGAGAAACCTGGTATTGCCCGGCGGCTGGGAGCTGGCCCCCGGTCCCTGTTGGCCCGCGGGGGATTATTCGGTGCGCTTTCGACGGGGCGGCGAGCGGGCGCAGCCCGCGCAGCGTCGGCATTCCCAGACCCTGAAGAAACTCCTGCAGGAGTTTGCCCTCGAGCCCTGGCTGCGAGGCAGCGTGCCGCTGATTTATCAGGGGGAGGTGTTGCTGGGCGTGGGGGACCTGTTCGTCACCGCGGAAGGACCGCCGAAGCCGCCAATCTGGCGTTTTTCAGATTGA
- a CDS encoding endo-1,4-beta-xylanase — MAKPTLTEPGSRRLFKLPGALVIGLLGFTAQGALGACEYTVTNAWNSGFTANVQVTNDTASTVDGWQVQWQFSGDNRVTNAWSSEVSGSNPYTASNAPWNGTLQPGQSVEFGFQGTSGGVTETPQVTGTLCDSGSSSSGGSSSSSSSSSSSSSSSGGTSSSSSSSSSGGSSSGGSVDHLYSLAAFPVGVAVSAGNESRSFLNFPEKQTSIAQHFNQMTAANIMKMSYLHPAENTYDFANADQMVDWAEANGLGVHGHTFIWHSDYQVPGWMQNYSGDFQAMLDEHVTTIAQHYAGRVESWDVVNEAIDENQSSCFRNSLFYQRLGSDYLANAFSAADAADPNADLYYNDYDTEGGNSNKLNCLLQIVDDLQAANAPIDGVGFQMHVQIDWPSTSQIRSAFQAIVDRGLKVKITELDVPVNNPYASAPFPQYTSYTPEVAALQKARYKSIVEAYLDVVPAHLRGGITVWGLWDGDSWLLEFDERQGADDWPLLFGGPANGPYEEKAAFDGVAEALLGQ; from the coding sequence ATGGCAAAACCCACACTCACTGAACCCGGATCCCGTCGGCTATTCAAGCTCCCCGGGGCTCTGGTCATCGGCCTGCTGGGCTTTACCGCACAGGGCGCTCTGGGCGCGTGCGAGTACACTGTGACCAATGCCTGGAATTCAGGCTTTACCGCCAATGTGCAAGTTACGAATGATACCGCGTCGACGGTAGACGGTTGGCAGGTCCAGTGGCAGTTCAGCGGCGACAACCGTGTCACTAATGCCTGGAGTTCAGAGGTTTCCGGCAGCAATCCATATACGGCGAGCAACGCGCCGTGGAATGGCACCCTGCAACCGGGGCAGTCCGTGGAATTCGGCTTTCAGGGTACCTCCGGCGGCGTCACAGAAACCCCGCAGGTTACGGGAACGCTGTGTGATTCGGGCAGCTCCTCCTCCGGCGGATCATCCAGTTCCAGCAGCTCTTCCAGTTCGTCCAGTTCTTCATCTGGCGGTACCTCGTCAAGCAGCTCTTCTTCCAGTTCAGGGGGCTCCAGTTCGGGCGGCTCGGTGGATCACCTCTACAGCCTGGCGGCCTTCCCGGTGGGTGTCGCGGTGTCTGCGGGCAATGAAAGTCGCAGCTTCCTGAACTTTCCCGAGAAGCAGACTAGCATCGCCCAGCACTTTAACCAGATGACCGCTGCCAACATCATGAAGATGAGTTATCTGCATCCAGCGGAAAATACCTATGACTTCGCCAATGCAGACCAGATGGTGGACTGGGCAGAGGCCAACGGACTCGGCGTTCACGGCCACACCTTTATCTGGCATTCGGACTATCAGGTCCCCGGGTGGATGCAGAATTACAGTGGTGATTTCCAGGCCATGCTGGACGAGCACGTCACCACCATTGCCCAACACTACGCGGGCCGGGTGGAAAGCTGGGACGTGGTGAATGAAGCCATCGATGAAAACCAGTCCAGCTGCTTCCGCAACTCCCTGTTCTATCAACGCCTGGGCAGCGACTATCTGGCGAATGCCTTCAGCGCCGCCGATGCCGCTGATCCCAACGCAGACCTCTACTACAACGATTACGATACCGAGGGTGGCAACAGCAACAAGCTCAACTGCCTGCTGCAAATTGTGGATGACCTGCAGGCCGCCAATGCGCCCATCGACGGCGTCGGCTTCCAGATGCACGTACAGATCGACTGGCCTTCAACCTCCCAGATCCGCAGCGCCTTCCAGGCCATTGTGGACCGCGGGCTCAAGGTGAAGATCACTGAACTGGATGTGCCGGTGAACAACCCATACGCCTCTGCCCCCTTCCCGCAATACACCAGCTACACGCCGGAAGTGGCGGCGCTCCAGAAAGCCCGTTACAAATCCATCGTGGAAGCCTATCTGGATGTGGTGCCGGCACACCTGCGCGGCGGCATCACCGTATGGGGATTGTGGGATGGCGACAGCTGGCTGCTGGAGTTCGATGAGCGCCAGGGCGCAGACGACTGGCCACTGCTATTTGGCGGACCGGCGAACGGGCCCTATGAAGAGAAGGCTGCGTTTGACGGAGTAGCTGAAGCCTTACTGGGGCAATAA
- the kdsA gene encoding 3-deoxy-8-phosphooctulonate synthase → MKTIEVGNLKVANDNPFTLFGGMNVLESRDMAMQVAEHYVKVTDKLGIPYVFKASFDKANRSSIHSYRGPGMEEGLKIFQEIKKTFGVPVITDVHEPHQAAPVAEVADVIQLPAFLARQTDLVSAMAATGAVINVKKPQFMSPPQVKNVVDKFAEGGNEKIILCERGACFGYDNLVVDMLGFRTVIDASGGAPLIFDVTHSLQMRDPGGAASGGRRAQVTELGRAGLAIGIAGLFLEAHPNPDKALCDGPSALPLDKLEPFLAQMKAVDDLVKSFEPLDTK, encoded by the coding sequence ATGAAAACCATCGAAGTGGGTAACCTGAAAGTTGCCAACGACAATCCGTTCACCCTGTTTGGCGGGATGAACGTGCTCGAGTCCCGTGATATGGCCATGCAAGTGGCCGAACACTACGTCAAGGTGACCGATAAACTGGGTATTCCTTACGTTTTCAAAGCTTCCTTTGACAAGGCCAACCGCTCGTCCATTCATTCCTATCGCGGCCCCGGCATGGAAGAGGGCCTGAAAATTTTTCAGGAGATCAAAAAGACCTTCGGTGTGCCGGTGATCACCGACGTGCATGAGCCCCATCAGGCAGCCCCGGTTGCTGAAGTGGCGGATGTGATCCAACTGCCCGCCTTTCTGGCTCGCCAGACCGATCTGGTTTCGGCAATGGCTGCGACCGGTGCGGTGATCAACGTCAAAAAACCCCAGTTCATGAGCCCACCGCAAGTGAAAAACGTGGTGGATAAATTTGCTGAAGGCGGCAACGAAAAGATCATCCTGTGCGAGCGGGGCGCCTGCTTCGGATACGACAACCTTGTCGTCGACATGCTCGGCTTCCGCACCGTGATAGACGCCTCTGGCGGCGCACCGCTGATTTTTGACGTCACCCACTCGCTGCAGATGCGTGATCCGGGTGGCGCTGCTTCTGGTGGTCGCCGCGCCCAGGTCACCGAGCTCGGTCGCGCCGGCCTTGCCATCGGCATTGCCGGCCTGTTCCTGGAAGCGCACCCGAACCCGGATAAAGCCCTGTGCGACGGGCCCAGTGCGCTGCCGCTGGATAAGCTGGAGCCATTCCTGGCGCAGATGAAGGCCGTGGATGACCTGGTAAAAAGCTTTGAGCCTTTAGATACCAAATAA